A single genomic interval of Porphyromonas sp. oral taxon 275 harbors:
- a CDS encoding efflux RND transporter permease subunit gives MHKIIGYFLHNRLITALVLILIIIGGLSTVPFNWHSGFIPRNPVAVDAIPDIGDNQQIIATDWMGRSPKDIQEQVTYPLTTALLGIPGVKTIRSTSMFGMSFIYIIFNDGVDFYWSRSRILEKLNSLSAGLLPEGVKPTLGPDATALGQIYWYTLEGRNPKTGKPAGGWDPQELRTIQDYYVRYQLSSAEGVSEVASVGGYVKEYQVDLNPEAMRAYGLNLVQVMLAVKNSNIDVGAGTMEVNRAEYLIRGLGYVKKLKDLEEAAITDRHGVAVRVKDVAKVSFGPGDRRGGLDKEGQEAVGGVVVARNGSNPMDVINNVKAKIAEMQGGLPEKTLKDGSKSRVTVVPFYDRTRLIKETIGTLESSLMHEILICIIVVLILVLNLRASFVIATMLPLAVLTTFIIMKLFGIEANIVALSGIAIAIGVMVDVGVVFMENVVRHLSTAPNARGKQLEALILNAVHEVSGAVMTGMGTTVISFLPVFAMQAQEGKMFHPLAFTKTFALLLALLLGILILPTLAYWIFSLRIPKRWALKILKKRVPRTFKIMHWTVSTNMLIIAIVVLLATYELSSVWLPLGPQNGMLLNLLFVIVTVGAILSILWLLVLKYEQILRWCLNHRWKFMSIPILTLIAGGMIWTKTGSEFMPTLDEGTFMLMPTSMPHSGVEENIQNCKILGQRIKAIPEVESVVGKWGRVESALDPAPIQMYEITINYKPEYQLDDDGKRIRDKNGDYIRLWRDEIKNEDDIWEEIVKAANLPGLTGSPKLQPIATRQVMLSTGMKAPMGLKIYGPDLASIEQAGLQMEKALKAIPDINSSSVYYDRAEGAPYIEIHLDREKLGRYGIQVGTVQSVIETAIGGMPEGSTVEGRERFPIRVRYARELRDDPDVLNGILVPTAEGTQIPLGELATFDFVKGATMIQSENTFLMGYVTFDKVGNKAEVDVVHAAQKHIDELVAHGKIKLSKGVTYKFTGTYEQQIHAAERLQVVIPITLILIFLILFFQFKSVMASMIHFSGVFVAFAGGFILIWLYGQDWFFNFNIAGVNMRTLFGMGQINLSVAVWVGFIALFGIATDDGVLMGTYIHQVFLKRQPHSPLEIREAVVEAGMKRVRPAAMTTATTLIALLPVLSSTGKGSDIMVPMSIPTFGGMLIQTMTMFVVPVFQCWWRESALKREQKKSMIANKNEHEE, from the coding sequence ATGCACAAAATTATTGGATACTTTCTTCACAACCGTTTAATCACGGCACTTGTGTTGATATTGATTATAATAGGTGGGCTGTCTACCGTCCCCTTTAACTGGCATAGCGGTTTCATACCACGCAATCCTGTGGCTGTAGATGCTATCCCCGACATTGGTGATAACCAACAAATCATCGCAACAGATTGGATGGGGCGCTCGCCAAAAGATATTCAAGAGCAAGTCACATACCCCCTAACAACGGCATTATTAGGAATTCCCGGTGTCAAGACCATTCGGTCAACGTCGATGTTCGGCATGTCATTTATCTATATTATTTTTAATGATGGTGTCGACTTTTATTGGAGCCGGTCACGCATTTTGGAAAAACTTAACTCGCTTTCTGCCGGTTTATTGCCCGAAGGAGTGAAACCAACACTCGGGCCAGATGCCACGGCATTAGGCCAAATTTATTGGTATACGCTCGAAGGACGAAACCCCAAAACGGGGAAACCTGCCGGTGGTTGGGATCCCCAGGAATTGAGAACCATTCAAGATTACTATGTAAGATACCAATTAAGTTCGGCCGAAGGGGTCAGTGAAGTGGCTTCAGTAGGTGGTTATGTAAAAGAATATCAGGTCGATCTCAATCCCGAAGCCATGCGCGCTTACGGCCTGAATCTCGTACAAGTCATGTTGGCTGTGAAGAATTCGAATATCGATGTAGGCGCGGGAACAATGGAAGTGAACCGCGCAGAATATTTGATTCGCGGCCTCGGTTACGTCAAAAAGCTGAAAGATTTGGAAGAGGCTGCCATCACAGATCGCCATGGTGTGGCCGTAAGAGTTAAGGATGTGGCTAAGGTTTCGTTTGGACCCGGCGACAGACGTGGCGGACTTGACAAGGAAGGGCAAGAGGCTGTGGGCGGCGTTGTCGTGGCACGTAACGGCAGTAATCCCATGGACGTCATCAACAATGTGAAAGCAAAGATTGCCGAAATGCAAGGGGGGCTGCCTGAGAAAACGTTAAAAGATGGCTCTAAATCACGCGTCACCGTCGTACCTTTTTACGACCGTACCAGATTGATTAAAGAGACGATTGGCACACTTGAGAGCTCACTGATGCACGAAATTCTCATCTGTATCATTGTTGTTCTTATCCTGGTGCTCAACCTACGCGCTTCTTTCGTGATTGCAACCATGCTGCCTTTGGCTGTATTAACCACGTTTATCATCATGAAACTCTTCGGGATTGAAGCCAATATCGTGGCACTCAGTGGTATCGCTATAGCCATTGGTGTGATGGTTGACGTAGGAGTTGTGTTCATGGAAAATGTGGTTCGTCATCTGAGCACTGCTCCCAATGCCCGCGGTAAGCAATTAGAAGCATTGATTTTGAATGCTGTTCATGAGGTTTCGGGGGCAGTTATGACGGGCATGGGCACTACGGTTATCAGCTTTCTACCCGTATTTGCCATGCAGGCACAAGAGGGAAAGATGTTTCATCCATTGGCTTTCACAAAGACTTTTGCCCTATTATTGGCCCTGCTTTTAGGCATTTTAATCCTCCCGACGTTAGCTTACTGGATTTTCTCACTAAGGATTCCAAAACGATGGGCATTGAAAATTTTAAAAAAACGAGTGCCGCGCACCTTCAAAATCATGCATTGGACAGTCAGCACCAACATGCTGATTATTGCCATTGTGGTGCTTTTAGCTACCTATGAGCTTTCAAGTGTGTGGCTTCCTTTAGGGCCACAGAATGGAATGTTACTCAATTTACTGTTCGTTATCGTTACTGTGGGGGCCATCCTATCTATCCTTTGGCTTCTAGTGCTCAAGTATGAGCAAATCCTTCGTTGGTGTTTAAACCACCGATGGAAGTTTATGTCTATCCCCATATTAACCCTGATTGCCGGCGGAATGATTTGGACAAAGACGGGAAGTGAGTTCATGCCCACCTTAGATGAAGGCACTTTCATGCTCATGCCCACAAGTATGCCCCACAGTGGTGTTGAGGAAAATATACAGAATTGCAAGATTTTGGGCCAGCGCATAAAAGCCATTCCCGAAGTAGAATCGGTTGTTGGTAAATGGGGACGTGTGGAAAGTGCTCTCGACCCGGCACCCATTCAAATGTATGAGATAACCATCAACTACAAACCCGAATACCAATTGGACGATGATGGTAAACGCATTCGCGACAAGAATGGCGACTATATACGTCTGTGGAGAGACGAGATTAAAAACGAAGATGACATTTGGGAAGAGATTGTTAAGGCCGCTAATCTCCCGGGATTGACAGGAAGTCCGAAACTACAACCCATTGCAACTCGGCAAGTGATGCTGTCAACGGGGATGAAAGCCCCTATGGGATTAAAGATATATGGTCCTGATTTGGCTTCGATTGAGCAGGCAGGCTTGCAAATGGAGAAGGCTTTGAAAGCGATACCCGACATCAACTCATCCTCTGTGTATTATGATCGTGCAGAAGGAGCACCTTATATAGAGATTCATCTCGACAGAGAAAAACTCGGACGTTATGGCATTCAAGTGGGGACTGTGCAAAGTGTTATCGAGACAGCTATCGGTGGAATGCCTGAAGGAAGCACCGTTGAGGGGCGCGAACGATTCCCTATTCGTGTGCGTTATGCACGTGAATTGCGAGACGACCCCGATGTGTTAAACGGAATACTTGTCCCAACAGCCGAAGGAACACAAATTCCTTTGGGTGAACTGGCAACCTTTGATTTCGTCAAAGGCGCGACGATGATTCAGAGTGAAAACACGTTTTTAATGGGTTATGTCACGTTTGATAAGGTGGGAAACAAGGCAGAAGTGGATGTTGTTCATGCAGCTCAAAAACACATTGACGAGCTTGTAGCTCATGGAAAGATTAAACTTTCTAAGGGTGTCACGTATAAATTTACGGGCACTTACGAACAACAGATTCATGCTGCAGAACGCCTTCAGGTAGTCATTCCTATTACGTTGATTCTCATTTTCTTGATCCTTTTCTTCCAATTTAAAAGCGTCATGGCCTCAATGATACACTTCTCGGGTGTTTTTGTAGCCTTTGCGGGCGGCTTTATCCTGATTTGGCTCTACGGACAAGACTGGTTTTTTAACTTCAATATCGCGGGAGTGAATATGCGAACCCTCTTTGGTATGGGACAAATCAACCTCAGTGTTGCCGTTTGGGTAGGCTTTATCGCACTCTTTGGCATCGCTACAGACGATGGTGTTTTGATGGGAACCTACATCCATCAGGTGTTCTTAAAACGACAACCCCATAGTCCTTTAGAGATTCGCGAGGCTGTTGTTGAAGCCGGAATGAAGCGTGTTCGCCCAGCAGCAATGACCACTGCGACAACACTTATTGCGCTATTGCCCGTGCTTTCATCCACAGGAAAGGGCTCAGATATTATGGTTCCGATGAGCATTCCTACCTTTGGCGGCATGTTAATACAGACCATGACAATGTTTGTTGTGCCAGTTTTCCAATGCTGGTGGCG
- a CDS encoding helix-turn-helix domain-containing protein codes for MKELLQILRENRLEKGISQEYLAGKLGVSSSAISRWESI; via the coding sequence ATGAAAGAGTTACTCCAGATTTTGAGGGAAAATCGCCTGGAAAAAGGCATCTCTCAAGAGTATCTTGCTGGAAAACTCGGTGTTTCCTCAAGTGCAATCTCTCGCTGGGAGTCTATTTGA
- a CDS encoding MotA/TolQ/ExbB proton channel family protein has product MAQTLSETASTQSLSILDLATKGGWIMIVLLVLSLLAVYIFVSKFIQLRKAGEEDKYFVQRIKDYVVEGKTSSAIKLCEDTDTPYARMIHKGLLRIGRPMSDILVIVENVGNVEVGRLEKGLPILATVAAGAPMIGFLGTVTGMVRAFFDMANAGSGGVDVALLSGGIYEALVTTVGGLVVGIIALFAYNYLVAELDKVVGKMEAKTVEFMDLLNEVH; this is encoded by the coding sequence CTGGCACAGACGCTGAGCGAGACCGCATCGACTCAGTCGCTCTCCATCCTTGACCTCGCTACCAAGGGCGGGTGGATCATGATCGTACTGCTCGTCCTCAGCCTCCTAGCGGTATACATCTTCGTCAGCAAGTTCATCCAGCTGCGCAAGGCCGGCGAGGAGGATAAGTACTTCGTCCAGCGCATCAAGGACTACGTCGTCGAGGGCAAGACGAGCTCCGCCATCAAGCTCTGTGAGGACACCGACACGCCCTATGCCCGCATGATCCACAAGGGGCTGCTGCGCATCGGCCGCCCTATGTCGGACATCCTGGTGATCGTGGAGAACGTCGGCAACGTTGAGGTCGGCCGCCTAGAGAAGGGTCTCCCCATCCTGGCTACCGTAGCCGCAGGGGCGCCGATGATCGGCTTCCTCGGGACGGTGACGGGGATGGTACGTGCCTTCTTCGATATGGCTAATGCAGGCTCGGGCGGCGTGGACGTCGCGCTGCTCTCGGGCGGGATCTATGAGGCCCTGGTGACGACCGTCGGGGGGCTCGTCGTAGGGATCATCGCCCTCTTTGCCTACAACTACCTCGTGGCCGAGCTCGACAAGGTCGTGGGTAAGATGGAGGCGAAGACCGTCGAATTCATGGACCTGCTGAATGAGGTTCACTAA
- a CDS encoding biopolymer transporter ExbD — MGLKRKTKVSETYSMASMTDVIFLLLIFFLVTSTIIVPNTIKVTLPTSAPQSSPEQPAARITVTPDLHYYLGIDREAPVELSREALGEQLAIFAAEHPEAYVSIQADESVPYREVVGVINAAATSSLRVVLATRAETPSTPTR, encoded by the coding sequence ATGGGACTCAAGCGTAAGACCAAGGTCTCCGAGACCTACAGCATGGCTTCGATGACGGACGTCATCTTCCTGCTGCTCATCTTCTTCCTCGTCACCAGTACGATCATCGTACCCAATACGATCAAGGTGACGCTGCCTACCTCGGCACCCCAGTCGAGCCCTGAGCAGCCCGCGGCACGCATCACCGTGACGCCCGACCTGCACTACTACCTCGGTATCGACCGTGAGGCCCCCGTCGAGCTGAGCCGCGAGGCCCTCGGCGAGCAGCTGGCGATCTTCGCAGCCGAGCATCCCGAGGCCTACGTCTCCATCCAGGCCGATGAGAGCGTCCCCTACCGCGAGGTCGTAGGCGTCATCAATGCTGCGGCGACCTCCTCGCTGCGTGTGGTGCTTGCTACGCGCGCCGAGACCCCCAGCACCCCTACACGCTAG
- a CDS encoding TonB family protein → MDPQDRSRIQRRALGLVITLALHGLLLGLLAFMMLRVERPQPKPVELLVAVNVGNVPQASGAEEPGGVQTPEPQRQEVSAPPVVEPRPQPVQPKVRPKTPPAEPIKTQQHEPSLHAAEVEARKEAERRARAEAEAARRAAAEAAAREAARQQVGRSVAGAFGAQSGKAGSQGTASSGSGNQGNPNGSAGSYALAGRSVVSNGGVLARPATSRAVDGVVRVRIVVDGAGHVMRATVAQGTNIADTSIRNAALAAARATRFNAVAGAEEQEGIITYRFKIQD, encoded by the coding sequence ATGGATCCTCAGGATAGATCTAGGATACAGCGCCGCGCCCTAGGCCTGGTCATCACCCTCGCGCTACACGGACTGCTCCTGGGGCTGCTGGCCTTCATGATGCTCCGTGTGGAGCGTCCGCAGCCCAAGCCTGTGGAGCTCCTCGTAGCGGTCAACGTGGGTAATGTCCCCCAGGCCTCTGGTGCCGAGGAGCCTGGCGGAGTGCAGACGCCCGAGCCGCAGCGGCAGGAGGTCTCTGCGCCTCCCGTCGTCGAGCCGCGTCCCCAGCCCGTCCAGCCCAAGGTGCGCCCCAAGACGCCTCCCGCCGAGCCCATCAAGACGCAGCAGCACGAGCCCAGCCTCCACGCCGCTGAGGTCGAGGCTCGCAAGGAGGCCGAGCGTCGCGCACGCGCTGAGGCGGAGGCCGCACGCCGTGCTGCAGCCGAGGCTGCCGCTCGTGAGGCCGCCCGCCAGCAGGTGGGGCGCTCCGTGGCAGGTGCCTTCGGCGCCCAGTCAGGCAAGGCTGGCTCACAGGGTACGGCTAGCTCGGGCTCGGGCAACCAAGGGAACCCCAACGGCAGTGCCGGCAGCTACGCGCTAGCAGGCCGCAGCGTGGTCAGCAACGGCGGTGTGCTGGCACGCCCCGCCACGAGCCGAGCTGTCGATGGCGTGGTCCGTGTACGTATCGTCGTCGATGGTGCGGGGCACGTGATGCGTGCTACCGTAGCTCAGGGGACGAACATCGCCGACACGAGCATCCGCAACGCAGCGCTCGCCGCAGCGCGAGCTACGCGCTTCAACGCTGTCGCTGGAGCCGAGGAGCAGGAGGGGATCATCACCTACCGCTTCAAGATCCAGGACTAG
- a CDS encoding DJ-1 family glyoxalase III yields the protein MAKNIYVFLAEGFEEIEAVTTIDLLRRAGLPTHIVAVGDSPRVTGAHGIVVQGDVLVDEVYSADVQALVLPGGLPGVTNLKASAKLQTLLQDAAQAGKWLAAICAAPSILGERGYLEGREATAYPGFEQYLTGAAAQPLGVVRSGNIITGRSAGSTVDFALELIKAIEGEDKAAEVARAIVYQR from the coding sequence ATGGCTAAGAACATCTATGTCTTCCTGGCCGAGGGCTTCGAGGAGATCGAGGCCGTGACGACCATCGACCTCCTGCGCCGCGCAGGACTCCCCACCCATATCGTCGCCGTCGGGGATAGCCCCCGTGTGACGGGCGCCCATGGCATCGTCGTTCAGGGCGACGTGCTCGTCGACGAGGTCTACAGTGCCGACGTCCAGGCCCTGGTCCTCCCGGGAGGACTGCCTGGGGTGACGAACCTCAAGGCTTCGGCCAAGCTCCAGACGCTGCTCCAGGATGCTGCCCAGGCGGGCAAGTGGCTGGCCGCCATCTGCGCCGCGCCCTCCATCCTTGGCGAGCGGGGCTATCTCGAGGGACGCGAGGCTACGGCTTACCCAGGCTTCGAGCAGTACCTCACGGGCGCTGCAGCACAGCCGCTGGGGGTCGTTCGCTCAGGCAACATCATCACGGGGCGCAGCGCAGGCTCGACCGTTGACTTTGCCCTTGAGCTCATCAAGGCCATCGAGGGAGAGGACAAGGCAGCCGAAGTCGCTCGCGCTATCGTCTACCAGCGATGA
- a CDS encoding nucleotide pyrophosphohydrolase — MSLEEAQRAVDTWIQEYGVRYFSPLTNMAILTEEVGEVARLMARQYGDQSSKPSDEGRQLGDELADVLWVVLCLANQTGVNLTEAFARNLEKKTQRDATRHHDNPKLRPQEGE, encoded by the coding sequence ATGAGCCTCGAGGAAGCGCAGCGCGCCGTAGATACCTGGATCCAGGAGTACGGCGTCCGCTACTTCTCCCCGCTGACCAATATGGCCATCCTCACCGAGGAGGTCGGGGAGGTCGCTCGCCTCATGGCGCGCCAGTACGGCGACCAGAGCTCCAAGCCCAGCGACGAGGGACGCCAGCTCGGCGATGAGCTAGCCGACGTCCTCTGGGTCGTGCTGTGCCTGGCGAACCAGACGGGGGTGAACCTCACCGAGGCCTTCGCCCGCAATCTGGAGAAGAAGACGCAGCGCGACGCCACACGCCACCACGACAATCCTAAGCTACGCCCCCAGGAGGGCGAATAA
- the deoC gene encoding deoxyribose-phosphate aldolase: MVETNHSKYQEAFDAFAPALTLAEIEQRVAKILSERYEANNCAEVKKFLHSTIDLTTLTARDTEASVAELVSRVNDFEGTEDIPSVAAICVYPNFVKTVRELLTDESVQVACVSGCFPASQSFIEVKIAETALAIAAGADEIDIVLNLGAFLAGDYSEAATEIEEQKATARDARLKVILETGALREPEAIRRAAILALFAEADFLKTSTGKEYPGADLVAAYILCSVLREYHEKYGQLRGVKFSGGIRTPEDAVKYYCIVEAVLGKEWLTNELFRIGASSLVESLERELVG; this comes from the coding sequence ATGGTAGAGACCAATCACAGCAAGTATCAGGAGGCCTTCGACGCCTTCGCCCCCGCGCTTACGCTCGCCGAGATCGAGCAGCGTGTGGCCAAGATCCTCAGCGAGCGCTACGAGGCCAACAACTGCGCCGAGGTCAAGAAGTTCCTCCACTCCACGATCGACCTGACGACGCTCACGGCACGCGATACCGAGGCCAGCGTCGCCGAGCTGGTAAGCCGTGTCAATGACTTCGAGGGCACGGAGGATATCCCCAGCGTCGCCGCCATCTGCGTCTACCCCAACTTCGTCAAGACCGTGCGTGAGCTGCTGACCGACGAGTCCGTGCAGGTGGCCTGCGTCAGCGGCTGCTTCCCCGCCAGCCAGAGCTTTATCGAGGTCAAGATCGCGGAGACCGCCCTGGCTATCGCAGCGGGCGCAGACGAGATCGACATCGTGCTCAACCTCGGGGCCTTCCTCGCAGGTGACTACAGCGAGGCCGCTACCGAGATCGAGGAGCAGAAGGCGACGGCACGCGATGCGCGCCTCAAGGTCATCCTCGAGACGGGCGCCCTGCGTGAGCCCGAGGCCATCCGTCGTGCTGCTATCCTAGCGCTCTTCGCCGAGGCGGACTTCCTCAAGACCTCGACGGGCAAGGAATATCCTGGGGCTGACCTCGTAGCCGCCTACATCCTCTGCTCGGTGCTGCGCGAGTACCACGAGAAGTATGGCCAGCTGCGTGGGGTGAAGTTCAGCGGCGGCATCCGTACGCCCGAGGATGCGGTGAAGTACTACTGCATCGTCGAGGCCGTGCTGGGCAAGGAGTGGCTGACCAACGAGCTCTTCCGTATCGGCGCCTCCAGCCTCGTCGAGAGCCTCGAGCGCGAGCTCGTCGGCTAG
- a CDS encoding RNA polymerase sigma factor RpoD/SigA: protein MRQIKIAATITRRTEDLDRYLLEIGREELLTIDQEVELAQKIKQGNRRALDRMVRANLRFVVSVAKQYQNQGLELVDLIEEGNLGLIKAAEKFDETRGFKFISYAVWWIRQSILQAIAENARIVRLPLNQVGTLNKITKAIARFEQEHQRKPSPEELSVELDIPEEKISEVLKISGRSISVDAPLAEGEDNTLLDTMSSDDMPKTDQALMRESLSREIDHVLSSLPQRDAEIIKLAFGLHGGGEMTLEEIGLKFGLTRERVRQIKEKGVRSLRHGTNCEALKQYL from the coding sequence ATGAGACAGATCAAGATCGCAGCGACCATCACCCGCCGTACTGAGGACCTAGACCGCTACCTGCTGGAGATAGGGCGTGAGGAACTACTGACCATAGACCAGGAGGTAGAGCTCGCCCAGAAGATCAAGCAGGGGAACCGCCGTGCTCTGGACCGTATGGTGCGTGCCAACCTCCGCTTCGTCGTCTCTGTCGCCAAGCAGTACCAGAACCAAGGCCTTGAGCTCGTCGACCTCATCGAGGAGGGCAACCTGGGGCTGATCAAGGCGGCGGAGAAGTTCGACGAGACGCGAGGCTTCAAGTTCATCTCCTACGCTGTGTGGTGGATCCGTCAGTCTATCCTCCAGGCCATCGCCGAGAACGCCCGTATCGTCCGTCTCCCGCTCAACCAGGTGGGGACGCTCAATAAGATCACCAAGGCCATCGCCCGCTTCGAGCAGGAGCACCAGCGCAAGCCTAGCCCCGAGGAGCTCTCCGTCGAGCTGGACATCCCCGAGGAGAAGATCTCGGAGGTACTGAAGATCTCTGGCCGCTCCATCTCGGTGGACGCACCGTTGGCCGAGGGCGAGGACAATACGCTGCTGGACACGATGAGCAGCGACGACATGCCCAAGACCGATCAGGCGCTGATGCGCGAGTCCCTCTCCCGCGAGATCGACCACGTCCTCTCGAGCCTGCCCCAGCGCGACGCCGAGATCATCAAGCTGGCCTTCGGCCTGCACGGCGGCGGCGAGATGACGCTGGAGGAGATCGGCCTGAAGTTCGGTCTGACCCGCGAGCGCGTCCGTCAGATCAAGGAGAAGGGTGTCCGCAGCCTCCGCCACGGCACCAACTGCGAGGCGCTCAAGCAGTACCTCTAG
- a CDS encoding outer membrane beta-barrel protein: MISLRTLLALGALLLSLPLGAQNPFLRPSLELGMSSANLRMTQSGSSGPLGGIQGLRAGAGLELSLGPLTYISAGLYYQQLGANNELSRRGSRPLELGAQGLTGTEQLRLQYLSIPVAVGMRLAVPFVGAGVSGELGLSYNSALGGSYSYRAASHSERSATADYDPYRLPEEQRPSLSLKERDLALHLAAKLELGSFFLRLGIEQGLTNIWQDAPRRSSLRTTTSWLSLGYTLF, encoded by the coding sequence ATGATCAGCCTACGTACGCTCCTGGCCCTTGGGGCGCTCCTCCTCAGCCTCCCGCTGGGGGCGCAGAACCCCTTCCTGCGGCCTAGCCTCGAGCTCGGGATGAGCTCGGCGAACCTCCGTATGACGCAGTCTGGAAGCTCGGGCCCGCTCGGCGGCATCCAAGGGCTAAGGGCGGGTGCAGGCCTTGAGCTCTCACTGGGGCCCTTGACCTACATCTCCGCGGGGCTCTACTATCAGCAGCTCGGAGCTAATAACGAGCTTAGCCGTAGGGGCAGCCGTCCGCTGGAGCTCGGGGCGCAGGGGCTCACGGGTACGGAGCAGCTCCGCCTGCAGTACCTCAGCATCCCCGTCGCGGTGGGGATGCGCCTAGCAGTGCCCTTCGTCGGGGCGGGCGTGAGCGGTGAGCTCGGCCTGTCCTACAATAGCGCCCTCGGCGGCAGCTACAGCTACCGCGCCGCCTCCCACAGCGAGCGGAGTGCCACGGCAGACTATGATCCCTACCGGCTCCCCGAGGAGCAGCGCCCGAGCCTCAGCCTCAAGGAGCGAGACCTCGCCCTACACCTAGCGGCGAAGCTCGAGCTGGGGAGCTTCTTCCTACGCCTCGGCATCGAGCAGGGCCTCACCAACATCTGGCAGGACGCTCCTCGCAGGTCGAGCCTGCGCACCACGACCTCGTGGCTGAGCCTCGGCTATACGCTCTTCTAG
- a CDS encoding magnesium transporter CorA family protein, producing the protein MKSFLSLADGLPEISQYQPQCWVNVECPDEEDFLFLTKELGIPREFLSDIADIDERPRAEREDDWLLTILRIPMDGGGQGMPYQTVPIGIISGPKAIVSVCYRRTQMLPDFVNHIRRKGIAITNPTEFITRMIYSSAVWFLKYLKLMYLEINRAEKELEQSIRNEDLLRIMRLQRSLVYFSTSIRGNEAMLGRLRTTSRSSQVDPDLFEDVSIELRQAYNTINIYTDIVTSMMDASANIISNNVNTIMKRMTSISIVLTIPTMISSFFGMNVDVYLGDWHWAFLFIFCVSVMISGIAFFLFRKIKWF; encoded by the coding sequence ATGAAGAGCTTCCTGAGCCTAGCGGACGGTCTCCCCGAGATCAGCCAGTACCAGCCCCAGTGCTGGGTCAATGTAGAGTGCCCCGACGAGGAGGACTTCCTCTTCCTCACTAAGGAGCTAGGCATCCCCCGCGAATTCCTCTCCGACATCGCCGATATCGACGAGCGCCCCCGAGCGGAGCGCGAGGACGACTGGCTGCTGACCATCCTCCGCATCCCCATGGACGGCGGCGGGCAGGGCATGCCCTACCAGACGGTGCCTATAGGGATCATCTCGGGCCCCAAGGCCATCGTCTCGGTCTGCTACCGCCGCACGCAGATGCTCCCCGACTTCGTCAATCACATCCGCCGCAAGGGGATCGCCATCACCAACCCCACGGAGTTCATCACGCGCATGATCTACTCCTCGGCCGTTTGGTTCCTGAAGTACCTGAAGCTGATGTACCTCGAGATCAACCGCGCGGAGAAGGAGCTAGAGCAGAGCATCCGTAATGAGGACCTGCTGCGCATCATGCGCCTGCAACGATCGCTCGTCTACTTCAGCACCTCGATCCGTGGGAATGAAGCCATGCTGGGGCGTCTGCGCACGACCTCGCGCAGTAGCCAGGTCGACCCCGACCTCTTCGAGGACGTGAGTATCGAGCTAAGGCAGGCCTACAACACCATCAATATCTACACCGACATCGTGACCAGCATGATGGACGCCTCGGCCAACATCATCTCCAACAATGTCAATACCATCATGAAGCGTATGACCAGCATCTCCATCGTGCTGACCATACCGACGATGATCTCCAGCTTCTTCGGGATGAACGTTGATGTCTACCTGGGGGACTGGCACTGGGCCTTCCTCTTCATTTTCTGCGTCTCGGTCATGATCTCGGGGATCGCCTTCTTCCTCTTCCGCAAGATCAAGTGGTTCTAG